The stretch of DNA tcaaCTTGTTAAATTGAGGTTTTGCTGTATCCTAGACACTATGTTCTTGATTTTGTTCTTACTAATCagtgaaataaatattaacaaatataattattaattttaatttaaaaaggaaacgaAAGTATTAGAGAAATAAGACTTTGCATATCTTAACACCTTTTGGAAAACAGGTGTACATGCATTACAGAATAACTTACTTTGAACTCTATTTTGGCTTTACAATTTAATGTCATTGTTGCTGTTAATTGCATTTggtctgggttttgtttttttggagctTTTACTCaaaagaatttttgaaattatattcatCTTCATATAGAATTATGGCAGTTTACAGGCCCACCTGTTTGAAAAAACTTTTTCCACAGTTTGTTCCTAAAATCAGTCATCCCAGAATTGTGACAGGAAAGAAGCTCTTTTAAACTAGAATACATATCTAAATTGGAGGAGAGTAATATAAATTATACCCTAAATGTTGACCTGCAATTAGGTTTCCCTGAGTAACAGTGACATCTGGGTTAGTGTGAGTTCTTTCTTTGTAGTtctaatttatttgaatttcataaaaatCAAGGAATGGACCTGAGTGTTACCAGTTAGTAACTTGTtctagttttgcctttccttataTATTTCGGGTAAGTTAAGATTAGTAGACACACTACTAATTTGTAGTTTATTGAAGTCTTTAATCTTAAAGTGTTTATATACCGCCTTTTATTGTTAATTACTTTGAGAATGAACTGTTGTTATAACacttatctttgtttcttttgtcttgaAAGAACCATATTTATTTAGAGTGAGAATGGAGCGATTTGTAGTAACAGCACCACCTGCTCGAAACCGTTCTAAGACTGCTTTGTATGTGACTCCCCTGGATCGAGTCACTGAGTTCGGAGGTGAGCTGCATGAAGATGGAGGAAAACTCTTCTGCACTTCTTGCAATGTGGTTCTGAATCATGTTCGCAAGTCTGCCATTAGTGACCACCTCAAGTCAAAGACTCATACCAAGAGGAAGGCAGAATTTGAAGAGCAGAATGTGAGAAAGAAGCAGAGGCCCCTAACTGCATCTCTTCAGTGCAACAGTACTGCGCAAACAGAGAAAGTCAGTGTTATCCAGGACTTTGTGAAAATGTGCCTGGAAGCCAACATCCCACTTGAGAAGGCTGATCACCCAGCAGTCCGTGCTTTCCTATCTCGCCATGTGAAGAATGGAGGCTCCATACCTAAGTCTGACCAGCTACGGAGAGCTTATCTGCCTGATGGATATGAGAATGAGAATCAACTCCTCAACTCACAAGATTGTTGACTAGAAGTTTACCACCATTGTGATCAAGATAAATGTGGAGTATTAAAGTTATGTGTTGATTGTGtggttcatttttatatttatttcatttaaaatcatgTGATGCAGAATAGTTTTGCAATGTGTATATAGTtgcaggcaaaaagaaaaaaaaaaaaaaacacctcactgCAAAACTTAATGTTTAGTCACCAATGGTATAAAGCAAAACCTAGGTTTAGATTGTGCTAGGATACCTGAAACCTGATGGTTATCTTTAAAATTGATGGTTTTTCTCCTGAAATGTTTGTGCATGGAAGAACTGCCCTGCTTTTTACCCTGTTGCCATGTATGATTATTCCTTGTGAGATTACTTAATTACTTGGCTTGAAGACTAGCCTATTGAAGCTGCTGCCAGGCACCACCACTTAACAGTAACTTAAAGGAATTATTTCTTTAGAGGATC from Callithrix jacchus isolate 240 chromosome 21, calJac240_pri, whole genome shotgun sequence encodes:
- the LOC128928030 gene encoding CGG triplet repeat-binding protein 1, coding for MERFVVTAPPARNRSKTALYVTPLDRVTEFGGELHEDGGKLFCTSCNVVLNHVRKSAISDHLKSKTHTKRKAEFEEQNVRKKQRPLTASLQCNSTAQTEKVSVIQDFVKMCLEANIPLEKADHPAVRAFLSRHVKNGGSIPKSDQLRRAYLPDGYENENQLLNSQDC